Part of the Lytechinus pictus isolate F3 Inbred chromosome 18, Lp3.0, whole genome shotgun sequence genome, TGCCTAAAGATTGTGTTTTCTTCTCTAAAATATCATTCAACCCTTTATTTTGCAATACAAACCCACACATGTACAGTGTGTAGACATATCAGATTAATCCATACAATGGAgaagatttcattttttcctaaaTCTTTTGTCAAATATCAACAATACATCACAATAGCATTCAATTTACCCCCGAGGGAAGACCTTTTTAGTGTTAAGCATGTCGGCAAGGTTATAACAGATATAGTATGCTAAAGTTGTACAAGGTTCAGCATTTGAATACATTGTATAAATGTCAGTACATGAAAAAAACACCTAAATATCAAAGCGTTACTATCTGTGTTATGTAGGTCTAAGACGAAACACATGCATTCTCttataactttttatttctGTTGTACATGGAATAAtcatatgaaaaatgtattatgaCAATACCTTTGCGAAACATGTCGAGCTACATATTTATATTCACttggctttttttttctcattcaatTTTGGTAGGtgtgttttgtttgttatatGATTTGCCAATAAAAGCTAATAGTGATGTcgttgataataatgacaaaaattaaaatgttatcagcagtagtagaagtaataagaatacagtaatagattataatgataatgatgatgatgataatgatgatgatgatgataataaaaatactactactactactactactactactactactactaataataataataataatcatggtgatgatgatgacgatgatgagtaTGATAATTATCAATAGTAACAATTTTTCTAATGATATCTatgataaaaattaatgtatcattatttttcctgtcatacttctggctttacaaaataataacaccCTTAGCGTAAATTACCAGGCCACGTAATTACAGTGGTATGCCCCCATAGTCTTACGTAAGCAGTTAAAAAAGCGTGCATGGGCTTCCGTTTTCATTCTTTTCGAAAATGTTTGTTTTCACCTTCGTTAGCTGTGCGCAGTGGCGGCGGATCCAGGGGCACATCCAGCCcgtgcccctcccccctttgagagccaaatcattttttttaatgtaaatatgccgttcttACACATGTGTgcccccactccccccccccctttgattgtcacagcatatatttttaatggcaatatgtcgttcatacacaaaTGAGGACCTTTCTTTTTtgtggcttgtcaaattttccttgggAAAAAGTGCCGCCCCCTTTTCGAAAATCCTCGATCCGCCCCTGGGTGTGCGTATCACATTATTATGATATGTTGATATGAAGAACAAGACatgcaaaatgaaatgagatACATAATAAAGTTAAAGCCATTAGCAATAACAAGTTGTTGTATAAGAATTGTAATTTAGAACATAAAGGAGAGTGAATTTAATGTCAATATCAgaatttatgattaatttaaATGAATTGTAATTACTCATACGCGTTACTTACCatatattttcagtgtaattCTTGAGGAGACTGATGGGGAACGACTGCCCCTCCGAAGTAATATTGCAATTGGTtactagtttttttttaagggatcAGATTAGCTTATCCGATCTCAGGCCAAACACGTCCATGCTGGAGATGAGATCCGACCTCTTAATATCCGTCAACTCCTTCAGACTTCTGAACAATCACCCAAAACAACTAGAAGGGCTTAAGAAGCCGTCAAAAAGCTCACCACGGTGTGTACCGCACCACCAAATCCGAGTAAATATTACTGAGGCAATGTTCCTGGCAAGATCGGTGAAATCAATTTGTTAACAGGACTGCGACCTATTCCAAAAGGTGTTTTACAAATGAGTAAAAAAGAACTGGGTTAATCCAGAAATGGGCCGTCACATTTCACAAGTTGTATAACAGTTCCCTGGTCTGGACCAATTGGTAATCGAAACCCTTGACGAGACGTCGCTTGGCACTCCTTCCAAACCCGACTTTGGGTCCCTACTATCAGCTGTAAAGAAATACTCAACGCAAACAGCAGGTCCAACCTGTTTCGCCGCTTTCATTATGGGGAAacttaactttttttattgttatcctCAAACTTTTTCCTTCAGTGAAGCGAGACGGCTGGCTAACAATTCACTGTTTGCATGCATTGGGATATGAATACAAGCAATGCTTGGCTTTATGTGTGTTTACCGAATGCTGGTAAAAAGTGGgtaggagagagagaaatgattAAAGGAGAGAAAAATGGAGCTGTCACCAAACAATGCCCAACCCACTCAATTTTAATCGAGCACAAAAGAAAATTGTTTGACGACACCTAATTTTCATATTGCCTTAGCTTCTTGCATTTTTTATCAtcccccccttcctctctctctctctctctctctccctctcttggTTTTCCTACCActccctttctcttttctccctctgcATAATCTATGATTGTAATCATTAATTACATTTATTATTTCCCATTAAAATAACGATGGCATATAAAAATACCCCAAGAATCTCCTTACAAAATAAGACTACATATTCTTTAGGACAAGCGTTTCCTGAAATTTAcgttttaatttttgtttatttcaaagaATATCATGATGGTGATTTCCATTTTAAATCTGAAActgctataaaaaaaatgaaaagtctGTCTAGAATCTGTCTCCGGATCTCTTCTTCCACACGTTTGATCAGTGCATCAGATTATTACATGAAGTTAAATTTTCATCGTCGTCAATGACAAACTCTAGGCGTATATTTTTCCCAGCCCCCCAAATACTTATACATTTTCttgaatataaataaagatGTTTTTATTATTGCTAGTAATGCTCAAATTGAAAGAGTCCTCCGATTATTACGTCATAGAACAGACAAAATGTATAATTAATGGTCATCTCtctataaaaagaaaacaaaaagaatctGTACTTCTAATCCTCAATCGAAATGAATCCAAACTCTCTCTTTCGTGTGTTTGTAACTTCTATTCAAACTTAGTCTATATTTGGGTTAACTTTCCACTTCAGATTTCTTCAGAAGAGATGGCCGATTTTAGAAAAGGGACGGACACCTCTCCTTAGAGCTGACGTGTTATGTTTATTAAAAGTCAGAGAGTCATCGGTGTTAAAGAAAACACTTGACGTCAACTTGGTAGACAATGCATCCAATGGAAGCGTCTTTTCATTTCTAATTGGGCGTAGGATCCAATAATATGTCTCCGACACCTTAACATAATGGGATCGATTAACCCTCCAAATGTCAATGCTCGATTTCCCCGTTGCTTAAGTAATGAAAGGGTTTATAGCGGGAAGGGCGTGGGTTAAAGAAGGAGTACAGGATCTTGGAATGGGGGAGAAAACGAAAGATGTTAGAGAGTTGACAAATGGTCCCGTGCAATAGGTCCAAAACAAATAATAGAAAGACACCGACTGACATGAATATTGAATCATATTTCAATCACAAAGGAGTTTGCTAGAAATGTAGTTATTTTATTACAAACGCATCTAGCCAGTAAAAGTGGCTGATTATGCTGTTTATGCTAGATAATTATGATGTGATGTACAATgttgcattaaaaaatagggtTAACGATTCTAAACTCTTATTGGGCTTAAAAGATACTCCACATGTATATATCTTGAGAGTTGAGGCGCGATTCATGCAATACTTGTAATTGTGATGTATGAtacagtaacaaaaaaaagttaagaaagaaagtaagtaagatagtaataaagtaagaaagaaacaaaagaaagaaagaaagggagagtgaaagaaagaaagaaagaaagaaagaaggaaagaaagaaagaaaaagaaaggatgaagaaagTAAAAGTGTGTAAATAGACCTACGTTTTACGCAACATGGGAATTCAGTATAAAATGTAATGCAGAATAAGGTTTACTTGATTGCGTTGGTATATAGTAGCGTacagttttatgaaaaagaGAGACAGAATTCTATCAAATATGACAAAGTATTTAGgcaaaatatcacaatttcAATACTTTACATTTACTCTTTATTAAcgtatatgtttttttaaataaccatCCATTTAAAGTGCTGCtgcacaattgaaaaaaaaaaaatctttatgatGACCTTATTCAACAGTAAAGTAAGAGGGCGATATtgccctttattgattccagtACAATGGTCGCAGTAGCAGCCAAAAAAAAGTAAGTATGTAGATTGGTCGGTAAGAAAGAAATAGCTTAAgccggtaaaaaaaattaaaggaggttaggagaaaagaaagaaatgaagtaaGGAGGTAAGTAAGAAGTTAAAggtaagtaaatgaataaagtaaGTAAGTTATTACATAAGTAAGTGGTAGGTAAGTAGGTTTGtagataagaaagaaagaattcaATTAATTAAGGAGGTAAGAAAAGTACGGAGATAAGGAGAAAATCTAGATATGTAAGGAGGTATAATAAGTATAAATAGGTGAATAATTATGTATGTAAGTAGGATGGTTTATATGTAACAAACGATATAAGAAAGAGGCAAATTAATTAAGGAGGTAAGAAAAATTTaagggtgaaagaaagaaagggagtaAGGAGGTAAGTAAGAAAACAGCAGGTAAGTTAGTAGGTTAGCAAGTAAGTTGGATAAAAAGCGAATAAGAAATGGATTAAGGATGTGAGGGAACAAAGTAAGTAAGGATATCTAGAAACAAAGAAAGGAATGAGGTAATAGGTAAAGTTAAGTAAATAAAtgagtaagtaagtaagtaactTGTAGAAAAGGAGAATAGaccgaataaaaaaaattgagcatGTCACATTCGATTTTTCTCCtaactctctccctctctctctcttaattcccctctctccctttccttTCCATATCTCGAATCATCCATTATACCTTCTCTTCCCATCGTTTCTCTTCACCCGTCAATATTCCATTCTCCTTTCTACCCAGTCTCCATCTCAACATCccactctctttctttcccctcatCACATTGTAAATTAACGTAACAATATTGAAGTATAATATTATGATATTAACAATAttgcatgtttaaaaaaatccataaaatcAAATGCTCGTAATAATAATTGGCACAAGAGCGCCCTCACAATAAATTTTGCCAAGGTGAGAAAAAAGGTAAATATGTATACCAGTTATTATGTCAGCGTCGATTGCACATGACCGAGTTCAGGGTCTTATACGTCGTTTTCCCCAACAGAACAAAAGATAAAGGGAAGCGCTTCAAACACTTCGCACAATCAGTCAAACATCTACACATTTTGGGGGAGTAATATCACTTATAAAAATTGTACATTCATTGTCGTTGCACAATTTAAGATCTACCATTgttatatgaatatgaaaaataacattcaaCCACTCTTGTCCAGTCTCTTAATAAGCCTGAAAATGCGATTTATTTCAACTATGTCAGATAGAACGATCGCCtcaatatatttcataacaatataactttctaaaaataatatatacatagtATAATAGCGTAACTGTTCTACAATGTTAATGAGCAGCAATGCCAAGTCGCCCCATGATTTCACTTATCTTAGTGAGATCGAAAAAGACTGATCCTTAATAAAATAATGGAGATTCGACAAGACAAAGGGGTGACGAATAAGCAGCGAAAATAGCGGGACCTTATCGCTAGTGTAATTTTACGGCAAAATTGCATTAGACTGAtttaataggggggggggggtgattaaTAGATATTTaacttttactttatttttcattatcagtaaaaaaaaaattttacccaGGATCCGAATTTGGTAAATAATCGCTTTATGGACAGAGGTCTAATATTGGCAAACAATGCTTCCACtttctaaaatgaaataattatcctCCAATTAACATTAATATTATCTGGCCCTTGTATTTTACCCAACTTACTTTAAAATTCCTGGAATAGATCTAAATATCCTTAATCATTGGTTGTGCCGGGGTTGTTTTGATGAACTGTAGGAGATTTTAGTGTCATAGAATAACGATAAGCCTTTAATTATTGTTGCATCACAGTCTAAATTAACAGCTTTTAAATCATTTGTGAGTAAAAAAATGCAGTCATTAAGTTACTTATTTAGAGTTTGTGTAGGCCCATATTTTGGTCAGTCTGTAGACGTCATTAATATAGAATACattatacacgtacataataaaaGACCTGCAAATCTGTCAACTATTGGAAATAACCTTGAAAACCTACAACCTTATTCAAATCTCCTGAAAATAAGCAGAAGTGGCCGCACTGGAGACAAATGCACATGCCCAAATTTATCCTGAGCctaccataataataatattactatAATAAACTATTTTCTTCATCGTTTTTCGTGCACAATTTATTTCTGCATTTTAAGAGTTTTTAATGAGTttgttatacaaaatataatctATATGCATGATAAAAAACCTTAAGTATTCAAGGCAACAGCCCAATGAATCATGTtcaatatattcaaaattttcatgagTATTTAAGTTGCCTAATTCTGACTATCGATATTTTGTTGTCTTTGGACTTTATTAATTCCCCGTCTAGATCTTTCACGAAGATCTCCCTCGGTCTTCGAGGAAttacttctttttatttgaaatgtcACTTTCCTATAATGGCTAAGTCCGATTAAGAACAACTTATGTCCCTCTATTAACATCTCTCTATAATTGGCAAGTGCTAAAGACAGCAAAAGATTGTTATTAATTATGAAGGTACTCAAGCGATCAATGTATAAGTTGAGAAGAGTTCCGCGGTAGAGCATTTGTAACAGTTTACCTGGAAAGTCATAGTTTCGAATCAAAGTCGAAACGCTATTTTGGCACATGCAGAGCCTTTCACCTGTACGCTTTGTCGTCTGTCAAATTTCAGATTAAGAACAACTTATGTCCCTCTATCAACATCTCTCTATAATTGGCAAGTGCTAAAGACAGCAAAAGAGTGTTATTAATTATGAAGGTACTCAAGCGATCAATGCATAAGTTGAGAAGAGTTCCGTGGTAGAGCATTTGTAACAGTTTACCTGGAAAGTCATAGTTTCGAATCAAAGTCGATACGCTGTTTTGGCACATGCAGAGCCTTTCACCTGTACGCTTTGTCGTCTGTCAAAtttcagatttgacaactttCCTATAtagattctgattggctgagacgCTATGGTTTATGATTGTTACTAAACTATGGTAACTGTAGGATCGGACAGACCTTGTTGGCTAAAACATCCGACGAGTCGTTTTTAATTGACATGCATGCTTCCCCGATCTTTAATTcctgataatttcatttcagCTTAAAACGGATCAATTTCGATATAAGCCATGACTGCAGTCTCGAGTCAGACCATTTTGATGTGATTGTTAACATTCTTTACTTCGATcatcttctttcattttccattcTGATCCCGACACTCGGATTCaaacatcatcaatattatcagaTTCCTGTTCCAGGGATATAATGTTGTAAAATCAACATGGCTCCCAATCGCAGAGTCCGAATCCCGATTCTTGGTATTAAATTCGGGATATATCGCCTTCAGATGCATGTTCCATTGTTTTACGGGATTGTCAGCTTTGTTCGTCTCTGTTGacatgatttttattcaaactccCGACATATTTTCAAGTCTTAAATTCCTACTTTCGGAGATCCCGTGTCGCTGCTGTACTGGTGGAGGAGCCGTCTCCACTTTGTACCTTTCAttccaaaaaagaaagaaaaaagaaagaaaaatgaaaaataaaataaaaagtatcATAGTTTAAGTTGTGTTTAGTCTCTAACAAAATATTTGGAAGTAGGCCTACTATGATGCAATAGATGCAAATTGATGTTCACAGCAAAGATCCGTAAAAAAGGGATTTGGAACATGGTAAGTTTGCGGGGAACAGTGACGACATTGCAAATATATATGGAGCGGATCCAATGTGACGTTGGCTCTCCCCTGTACAttattgtaaacaaaaaaaatacaatgggTCGTTTTACAACCCATGCAGCGAATGCTGTTTTTATATGTTGGGTACAATTtctatttacccccccccccccccgccataaGAAGGGGAAAGCAATTAAGAGTATATCCTATAAGTCTCTtcacgtttctttttttttttcttttttttttgggggggggcagttaTCACTTATAATTGATTTGTAACCATGCCCTTGTATTCCGTCTTCTTTGGTTTCTAATGAGTGTAATgtgtatataaaaaacaaaaatatttgaatgaatttGGAATCAAAATGTAATAGGGATACACAAAAGGAATAAAACATGACAGACTTTTCAATTAGTGTTAACTAAAACCTTCTTAAGTTACATTTATATCCCTTTGTTGCCTTCTTTACTTACATCACCTTGAAGATAATGATAAAtagaataatgaagatgattgcAGCAATGACAGATAGAGCGATGATTAATCCATCCGAAACTATGGGTAAAGAAATGAGACAAAATGTGAAAAGCAGGGGCGgtggaaccggggggggggcaaaatcaagAAATCTGCCctgtttcaaaatgaaatacccttCTTTGAAGtagaaataatacattttaggttagaaagTCACACATTTTtggctcgctcttcgcgcttgcatcaattaatGTTTAGTAAGGttctcatcctgttcatgattacaagcATTGTTAGAATGTCCAGtgttcagattggaatatcacGAATTTAGGGCTCGCGTTTCGTTCTCGCATCAGTTACTGTTCTGTAAGACagtaaggtactcattctgttcctggtttgaaaaaaaaaatgcttttaaaggaa contains:
- the LOC129281828 gene encoding uncharacterized protein LOC129281828; amino-acid sequence: MMSGFQMMMYANKLVEMVPLITGILIIPTCYGQTEDNNVSSDSQIDTPPYLYFSDGLIIALSVIAAIIFIILFIIIFKVMYKVETAPPPVQQRHGISESRNLRLENMSGV